GCACCCAAGAATCTTTGGTATGATGGGTAATAAATATTAATATATTTGCAAAATCTTCTCTATGTATAAGTTCTAATAGCTTGTTTACCTGTTCTTTAACATCTTTAGAGTCGAAGTAAGAATCTGCAAATTTCTTACCAACAAAATAATAGTAAATATATGGATACTTAAAGCTAACTTTAACGTCATCTTCTTTTAAAATTGAATGAGTGATTAGTTTTTTCAAAACCACTTCACGATCTACACCAAGATATTTTTTGCAGTATTCAACAAAAAAATCATCTAATTGTTTCTTGCTTGGTTCTGTTTCTGACTCAAAAATCCACCAAGCCAATTCTGTAAGTACATTTAAATACTTTTCAAACTCATGTTTATTTATTTTTGCCTTGTCAAAGGATTGATATATGAGTTGCTGATAACAATGCCCATATGAAGTCAAATCAAGGTTTAATTGCGCATTTGCTTCAAACATCTGTAATAACATTAATACATATATAGGTTTAGAAGGAACAATATTATTTTTAATAACAGTGTTCAAGCGAGATTTTAAATCATCGCATTGTGAGTATAAATCAATATCTTCAATACACTCCTCTATACCAAGAGAAATCCATTTCCTAACAATCTCCTCTCTTTTTTTATTACCTAAACTTAATATATTTGCTTTTGCATGAGAATCAAGTTCAGGAATATCGCTGAATACATACTTGAATGAAGTATGACACGTCATAATTGAAATCGGGAATATTTCATTAAGCTTTTCAAGAAATACACTTCTGTATCTTTTATTTAACTGAATTTCATCGATATTATCTAATAGAATAACTCTATTTTTTTTACTGCAATAATCTTTATATGTAAGGTTGGTATATTGTTCATTTATTGCTTTTGTTATAGAAATCTCTATATCTGATTTTTTAATATTTTTAGCATCTATATATATAGGTAAATATTCAGACAATAAAAATTTTAAATAATAATTCTTCAATAACGATGTCTTGCCCTGCTGTTCTTCACCAGATAGGAGATAACAAGCAGGTCTTTCAAGAATCACTCTCGAACTCTTTATATCTACTAAATCTATATCTTTAGTAGTTGTAGGCTCTAAATCAAGATCAGGAAATACATATATACTAGAAAGAGTAATTTTATTTACTTTTCTATGGGTCAATGATATTTCAGTATCGTTGGCCCATTCTAGTATTTTTTTTTGGGGCGTAATATTAGTTTTATTAACCTCTACGATCTCAAGTTTTTTTTTGGTTTAAACTCATTAATATGCTCTTTAATGCGATTAATTGCATCTAACCATGCTGTATCTGTATTTTCCCAAGTTGTAATCGCTTTTGCATCTTTAGGCACTGCTTGAAATTTAGAAAATTCACATGAGTTCCAATCACAAGGCCTTAAAATTATCGAAATTATTTGTGCAGATCCTTGCTCTTGCCTCTCTATCGCACGCTTTACTTCCTTATCATAACAATAATCTGATGCAAGAAAGCTCGGGCTGACAAGAAGTATTATTATATCTGCACTTTCTAAATTAGTGTCAATTTGGTCTTTCCAATCCTCTGCTGCTAAGATTTTTCTGTCATGCCAGACCGAAATAATATTAGTTCTTTTTAACATAGTTAAATGTTCATCGAGATCGTCTTTAAGAGATTCATCTTTATGTGAGTAACTTATAAATACTTTTTT
This window of the Vibrio azureus genome carries:
- a CDS encoding NACHT domain-containing protein, whose translation is MTHRKVNKITLSSIYVFPDLDLEPTTTKDIDLVDIKSSRVILERPACYLLSGEEQQGKTSLLKNYYLKFLLSEYLPIYIDAKNIKKSDIEISITKAINEQYTNLTYKDYCSKKNRVILLDNIDEIQLNKRYRSVFLEKLNEIFPISIMTCHTSFKYVFSDIPELDSHAKANILSLGNKKREEIVRKWISLGIEECIEDIDLYSQCDDLKSRLNTVIKNNIVPSKPIYVLMLLQMFEANAQLNLDLTSYGHCYQQLIYQSFDKAKINKHEFEKYLNVLTELAWWIFESETEPSKKQLDDFFVEYCKKYLGVDREVVLKKLITHSILKEDDVKVSFKYPYIYYYFVGKKFADSYFDSKDVKEQVNKLLELIHREDFANILIFITHHTKDSWVLSKIKQVLKKLFYDQDVATLQKERLSFMDEFMKKIPELILEQREIQKERDEYNQKLDDIERKHVPEKSVKEDAIETPDILANINKTFKGMEIAGQIIRNRHASLTKDLLADLAECSISTGLRFLEYFIKISDLSKDEIKKMITNHLVEFPNLTDKEVEKFAEGAYLHLTYGVISAVVRKIALSVGSKEALEIYSYLEEKSDTPAFYLINLAIELQFNRSLKIENVTKCKTKLQDNPVCTRILKEMIVQHIYMFPVDYREKQQLSELLGITIQKQRIMDRKRIAKEA
- a CDS encoding toll/interleukin-1 receptor domain-containing protein; the protein is MKKVFISYSHKDESLKDDLDEHLTMLKRTNIISVWHDRKILAAEDWKDQIDTNLESADIIILLVSPSFLASDYCYDKEVKRAIERQEQGSAQIISIILRPCDWNSCEFSKFQAVPKDAKAITTWENTDTAWLDAINRIKEHINEFKPKKNLRS